From Ptychodera flava strain L36383 chromosome 2, AS_Pfla_20210202, whole genome shotgun sequence, the proteins below share one genomic window:
- the LOC139147987 gene encoding histamine N-methyltransferase-like, translating to MSKSQLRSIFHDHKHYEDSMKLFYETVSNHGDREEWTNTVFRQVVSTKLPRIPEGAPLRVLGVGSGNGKTDYLLITKIKERYPNIDNTAIEPIASHLDKYKALFTAERNNLEGVSTEFKQQTIEEFERENGSSNDKYHFISAVHILYYLRDWQESIRYLYDILADGGVMLIVIISEHGGQTKVLRKTFPEGEEFFKTIDSADLCKVLDKMGVKYERSRTPSRAKVIASYEDETDENNLWWDFLTHTINFRQTAPVELQKSVKELALGPECCDPRQDDGTLLFKFDWEAIIVHK from the exons ATGTCTAAATCACAACTTCGCAGCATATTTCATGATCACAAGCACTATGAAGATTCCATGAAATTGTTTTATGAGACAGTGTCGAACCACGGCGATCGAGAAGAGTGGACTAATACTGTGTTTCGCCAAGTTGTGTCGACCAAGCTGCCAAGAATACCAGAGGGCGCTCCACTACGAGTGCTAGGAGTGGGAAGTGGAAATG GTAAAACGGACTACCTCTTGATCACAAAGATTAAAGAACGGTATCCAAATATTGACAACACTGCTATTGAACCAATCGCAAGCCACCTAGACAAGTATAAAGCATTGTTCACTGCTGAGAGAAACAACCTAGAGGGCGTCAGCACCGAATTTAAACAGCAGACTATCGAGGAATTTGAACGCGAGAACGGCTCATCGAATGACAAATATCACTTTATCAGCGCTGTCCATATCTTATACTACCTGCGTGATTGGCAAGAAAGCATTCGTTATCTGTATGATATCTTGGCCGATGGGGGCGTTATGCTTATTGTAATTATCTCTG AGCACGGTGGACAAACGAAAGTTCTCAGGAAAACCTTCCCAGAGGGCGAAGAGTTCTTTAAAACCATAGACTCGGCGGACCTGTGCAAAGTATTAGATAAAATGGGTGTGAAATACGAACGCAGCAGGACGCCATCAAGGGCCAAGGTGATCGCGAGCTATGAAGATGAAACAGATGAAAATAACCTGTGGTGGGATTTTCTGACTCATACCATCAACTTCAGACAAACTGCACCTGTGGAGTTACAGAAGTCGGTCAAGGAACTGGCTTTGGGTCCTGAATGTTGCGATCCTAGGCAAGATGACGGTACCcttcttttcaaatttgattgggAAGCTATCATTGTCCACAAATGA